GCCGGTGACCAGTGCAACTTTACCTTGCAGACTCATGCAGGCTTCTCCTAAGTTCGGGATCAGGGTTCAGGCCAGTGCCGCGCGAGCGGCAGCGAAGGCATCCGGGGTATTGAGGTTAGCGGTCGACACACCGTCGGCGCAGCGTTTGTTCAGACCCGCCAGGACTTTGCCTGGGCCACACTCGACCAACTCGGTGGCGCCATTGGCGGCCAGCGTCTGCACCGATTCAACCCAGCGTACGGGCTTGTAGAGCTGTTCCAGCAGGTCGCGCTTGAGGGTCTCGAGGTCGGCGGCCACTGCCGCGCTGACGTTCTGCACCAGCGGGATCTGCGGCGCCTGCCAGTTAATGGCGGCGATGGACTCGGCAAAACGCTCGGCCGCCGGGCGCATCAGCTCGCAGTGCGACGGCACGCTCACTGGCAACGGCAATGCGCGCTTGGCGCCACGCGCCTTGCAGCCTTCGATGGCACGCTCAACGGCAGCCTTGGCACCGGCGATCACCACTTGGCCAGGGGAGTTGAAGTTCACCGCGCTGACGACTTCGCCTTGAGCCGCTTCGGCGCAGGCTTCAATCACCACGGCATCGTCCAGGCCCAGGATAGCGGCCATGCCGCCCTGCCCGGCCGGAACGGCCTCCTGCATCAACTGACCACGACGCTCGACCAGCTTGACCGCCTCACCGAGGGTCAGGCTGCCCGCCGCGACCAGGGCGCTGTATTCGCCCAGGCTGTGACCGGCGACGAATGCCGGGCGCGCGCCGCCTTCGGCCAGCCACAAGCGCCACAGGGCGATCGAAGCGGTCAGAATGGCTGGCTGGGTTTTGTCGGTTTGATTGAGTTGCTCTTCCGGCCCCTGCTGGGTCAACGCCCACAGGTCGTAACCCAGGGCATCGGAAGCTTCCTTGAAGGTATCCAGGATCAGCGGGTATTGCGCGCCCAGCTCGGCCAACATGCCGAGGGACTGCGAACCCTGCCCTGGAAAGACGAATGCGAGGGATGTAGACATGTAACAAGCCCCTAATGATCTGGTCGTCAAAAATGGTCACTCCTACGGTGGGAGCGCACGAAACTGACAGATTGGATGGTCAATTGAACTGGCCGGTCACATTTAAGCACTCCCGGGCCAATTCGCCTAAGGCAACAGGTCCTCCAGACGGCCGTGCAAGCGTTGCGGCAGGTTTTCCTGGATCTCGATCAGGGCCCGCGCAATCGCGCTCTGGAAGCCTTCCACACCCGCCGAGCCATGGCTTTTTACCACAATGCCCTGCAAGCCCAGAAAACTCGCGCCATTATGCCGCGCCGGGGCGAGGTCAGCTTGCAGGCGGCGCATCAACGGCAGCGCCAGGGCGCCGACCAGGCGCGACGCCAGGTTCTGCTTGAACAGCGCTTCGATGCGCATGGCGATCATGGTCGCCAAGCCTTCGCTGGATTTGAGCAGGATATTGCCGACGAACCCGTCGCACACCACAACATCCGCTTCGCCACGGTACAAGCCGTCACCCTCGACAAAGCCGATGTAATTCAAGCCTGGCGCGCCTTGCAACAAGGTAGCCGCCAGCTTGACCTGCTGATTGCCCTTGATGTCTTCGGTGCCGATATTGAGCAGCGCCACGCGCGGGCGGACCACGCCAAGCGCTTCTGCGGCCACCGACCCCATCACGGCGAACTGGAACAGGTGCTCGGCGCTGCAATCGACGTTTGCGCCCAGGTCCAGCAGCTGGCAATAACCTTTCTGCGTCGGAATCGCCGCCACCATCGCCGGCCGGTCAATGCCCGGCAGTGTCTTGAGCACATGCCGCGACAAGGCCATCAGCGCGCCAGTATTGCCTGCGCTGACACAGGCCTGCACCTTGCCGTCACGCAGTAACTCCAACGCCACGCGCATGGACGAATCGGGCTTGCCGCGCAGGGCCGCAGCCGGCTTTTCATCCATGGTGATGGTTTCGCTGGCCGCAGTAACCGTCAGGCGCGCGCGATCCACAGCCGGATAGCTGGCAATCAGTTCTTCAAGGAGGGAAGGTTGACCGACGAGGGTCAGGTGCAGCGAGGGCGTGGCAGACAGGCTGGCAATACAGGCCTGAACAATGCTGCGGGGACCGAAGTCCCCGCCCATTGCGTCAATCGCGATGACTTGAGCAGACAAGTGATTACTCGTCAGCGCCCTTGTCGATCACTTTACGGCCACGGTATACGCCTTCTGGCGATACGTGGTGACGCAGGTGAACTTCACCGGTGGTCTTTTCCACGGACAGGGTGCTTGCCTCGAGAGCGTCGTGCGAACGGCGCATGTCACGGGCGGAGCGGGATTTTTTGTTCTGCTGAACAGCCATAATTGATTAACTCCTAAACGTTTGGGTCACGCTTTAACTGCGCCAATACACTGAACGGGTTGGACCGCGTTACCTCGTCCTCGCTCGGTTCGGGCTCGTCATCGAGGCCCGCCGGCTGCTGGCATTCTTCCGGATGATGAGCAGGCACAATGGGCAAGGCGAGCAAGAGCTCCTCCTCGATCAGTGCATGCAGATCCAAAGGATCTTCGCCCAGTTCCAGCACGTCATAACCTTTCGGCAACGACTGGGTATTCGCACCCTCCTTCACCACAGCATAACTGCACTCGCTGTGGATCGGCAGGGTGACCAGCTCAAGACAACGCTGGCAAACCATCTTGACTTCGGTGTCGATAAAACTGTGGATTACCACAGACTTACGTTCATCTCGTTCAAAAACGAATTTGGCCTGGACCGCACCGACAGTGTCGGAAAGCGAGTCGCAGAGTCTCTCCAAATCGGCCAGCGGCAATTCACCTTGAAGGGAAGTGCCACGATCAGCCAATTTGCGCGGGTCAACGTGAGGTGGAATCGGGTCATTCAACATAGGCGCAGCATTATAGGGATGCACCCGGCCATGTCAAAGGAAATTCAGCCCTGTGCGTCAGCCGGTCACGCCGCTAGAATCTGCGGCTGTCTTGAGGAGACGTATATGCTGCCTTTATTACTCGCGTCCAGCTCGGTTTATCGCCGGCAATTGCTGAGCCGCCTGCATCTGCCATTCACCTGCAGCTCGCCGGATATCGACGAAAGTCACCGTGCGGATGAGTCCGCCGTGGAGCTGGTCAAGCGCCTGGCCGAAGAGAAATCTCGCGCCCTCGCCACCAGCCATCCTGGGCACCTGATTATCGGCTCGGATCAGGTGGCTGCGCTTGAAGGACGGATTATCGGCAAACCACACACCTTCGAAAACGCCCGTGAGCAACTGCTAGCAGCGAGCGGCAAGCGTGTGAGCTTCCTCACTGGGCTGGCCTTGCTGAATTCCGAGACCGGACACTGCCAGGTCGACTGCATCCCTTTTACCGTGCACATGCGCGAACTGAGCGTTGAACGCATCGAACGCTACCTGCGCATCGAGCAACCTTATGACTGCGCGGGCAGCTTCAAGGCCGAGGGATTGGGCGTGAGCCTGTTCCAGAGCACCGAAGGGCCGGACGCGACCAGCCTGGTAGGGCTGCCACTGATTCGCCTGGTAGATATGTTGCTGGTTGAAGGCGTGCAAATCCCCTAGGAACTTTACAAACCCAATGTGGGAGGGGGCTTGCCCCGATAGCAGTGGATCAGCCAGCTTATCTGTGACTGACACACTGCCATCGGGGGCAAGCCCCCTCCCACATTTTGACCTGCATCCAGTCTGGGATGTCAGCGCAAACTCGGGCCCTGGAAGCCCATATACAGGGCCAACTTCTCAGCCACACTGGCACCGAGTTTCTTGGAGAAACGGTCAAACGGCGACTCTTCGACAGTGAAATCAACCAATTCTTTCTCGCCGACCACGTCCCGCGCCACTGAACTGGCACTGCCCAGGCCGTCGATCAGGCCCAGCGGCAACGCCTGCTCGCCCGACCACACAAGCCCGGAGAACAGCTCCGGATGCTCCTTGTCCTTCAGCCGATCGCCCCGCCCCTGCTTGACGCTGGCAATGAACTGACGATGGGTGGTGTCGAGCACGCCCTGCCAGAACTGGGTTTCATCGGCCTTTTGCGGCTGGAACGGATCGAGGAATGCCTTATGCTCGCCGGACGTGTAGGTGCGACGCTCCACACCCAGCTTCTCCATGGTCCCGACAAAGCCGTAGCCGGCCGCCGTCACGCCAATGGAGCCCACCAGGCTGGCCTTGTCCGCGTAGATCTGGTCAGCGGCGCTGGCAATGTAATAGGCCCCCGAAGCCCCCAGGTCCGAAATCACCGCGTATAGCTTGGTGTCTGGATGCAGGGCGCGCAGACGGCGAATCTCGTCATACACATAACCCGACTGCACCGGGCTGCCGCCCGGGCTATTGATGCGCAGGATCACCGCCTTGACCTTGGTATCTTCGAACGCGGCGCGCAGGCTGCTGACGATATTGTCGGCGCTGGCAGGCTCCTTGTCGGCGATCACCCCACGCACTTCGATCAAGGCGGTGTAGTGGCTGCTACGGGCGGCGCTTTTTTCCATGTCCATCAATGGACTGAACAACGCCAGCATACCCAGCAGGTAAACAAAGGTCAGCAGCTTGAAGAAAATCCCCCAACGCCGCGAGCGACGCTGCTCCTGCACGCTGGCCAGCAAGGTCTTTTCCAGCAACTTCCAGCTCTTGTCATCGCTGCTATCGGCCTTTTCAGGCGCTTTCCACTCGTCACTCATGCCATTAACCCCAGCAAAGACTTATTGAGCCCGACCAAGCCAGGCCTGCAGTTCAGAAAAATGATCGATCGTCAGCCTGGGCTCGTATTGCTGCAAGGCTTGCGCCGCCTGCGCGCCATAGCTGACCGCCACGCTGTCCATGCCGGCGTTGCGCGCCATCATCAGGTCGAAGGATGCATCTCCCACCATCAAAGCCTGGCGCGGCGCTACACCGCAGTGAGCCAGGATCTGCTCCAGCATCAGAGGGTGAGGCTTGCTGGCGGTTTCATCCGCGGCACGGGTAATGTCGAAATAATCGTCCCAACCATGCGCCTTGAGCACCCGGTCCAGCCCACGCCGGGCCTTGCCGGTGGCCACGGCGAGGTAATAGCCCTGGGCGCGGAACGCCTCCAGGGATTGCCTCACGCCGTCGAACAACGGCGAAGGCTCGGCTTCCAGGGCGATGTAGTGGTCCGCATAGTGCTGTCGGAATGCGATCAGTTGCTGATCATCGATCTGCGGGTACAGGGTGCGGATTGCCTCAGGCAAGCCGAGGCCGATGATGCCCTTGACCGCCAGGTCACTGCACAGCTCGAAGCCGGAACGGGTCGAGGCCACGTGCATCGACTCGACAATCCGCCCGATGGAGTTGGCCAGCGTCCCGTCCCAGTCGAAAATCAGCAGTTTGTAATCAAGGTGCGACACTCAAGCGCTCCACGGTCTTGGCCCACATCTCATCAACCGGCGCCTGTAGCTTCAGTTCGCCACCATCGGGCAGCGGCACGGTCAGCATGTAGGCGTGCAGAAACAGGCGCTTGCCGCCCAGATCGCGGATTTCCCTGGAGAAATCTTCATCGCCGTATTTGGTGTCGCCGGCAATGCAGTGACCGGCATGCAGGGTGTGCACGCGAATCTGGTGAGTGCGGCCAGTCACCGGCTTGGCTTCGACCAGGGTGGCGAAATCACCGAAACGGCGCAGCACCTTGAACAGGGTCAGGGCCTCTTTGCCCTCCTCATCCACTTCCACCATGCGTTCACCGGAGCGCAGATTGCTCTTCTGCAACGGCGCGCGCACGCTTTTGATCGAGCTGGCCCAGTTACCGCGCACCAGCGCCATGTAACGCTTGTCCACGCCGTCGCCTCGCAGCGCAGTGTGCAGGTGGCGCAACATGCTGCGCTTCTTGGCGATCATCAGCAGGCCGGAAGTGTCGCGGTCCAGGCGATGGACCAGCTCCAGCTCCTTGGCATCCGGGCGCAACTGACGAAAGGCTTCGATCACGCCGAATGTCAGGCCGCTGCCACCGTGGACAGCGATGCCGCAAGGCTTGTTGATCACGATGAGTTTGTTATCTTCAAACACAATCGACGCTTCCAGGCGCTGCAGCAGGCCCTGGGCCAGCGGCACGGGCTCATCGCGTTCTGGCACGCGCACCGGCGGCACACGGACGATATCGCCCGCCTGCAACTTGTACTCGGGCTTGATCCGGCCTTTGTTCACGCGCACTTCGCCTTTGCGCAAGATGCGGTAAATCAAGGTCTTGGGCACGCCTTTGAGCCTGGCCAGGAGAAAATTATCGATGCGTTGGCCGGCATATTCCGGCGAGACCTCAAGCAGCTGGACGCTGGGGGTCTGGGGGGCGGTAGTCGTCATGGCGGCGATGATAACAATTTTTTATGGAATTGAAGCACTTAATCATTGCTGCTATAGTCGCGAACGCCGCCAAAAGCGGCCTGGACAGAGGACTTGCGGCAAACTGCCGGCCCTGACCATCGCAATTCATCAGGACGCGAGGCCGTCCTACGGGGTGTTCGCCACCTTGGAAGGCTTGGGATTGTAACGAGCGCAGGTGACATGAGGCCTGAAGCGAGTGCGCAAAGCAGAGTGAATACTCGCCTTGCGCGCCGATATTTACGGCCAGTTCACAAAGTGCAGTCAGTCTTGAGCCAGACCATGGCGAATGCTTCGGAAACAACGCCTGTTAAGAGCTGAGTGAGAGCGCAACCGCCCACACCTAGTCTTGTTTAGCCATGAGCGTGAACTCCCCATTGGAGAACACGGTAAATGCCAACCCGCTGCGGATTCTGCGCGCGGCAGCACCCGAATTATCAGGGATACGTGTAGGGTGGAGATGCACAACCGTCGGACCGTGTAGCACTAGGCTTATATTTAGACGCTTCATCTCGTCCACAGTCGCCGGTTGATTCCTCCTCCTGACCTTAGCTTTTGTTGAAGTGGTGCCTTTGTCACCACCGCTAACAAGCAGGACGCGTCCGTCGCGATACGGCCCAATTGGCCTGTTATTGCTGGACACTGGAGTGGCCAACCACTCTTGACGCACCTGACACCGACCGTGAGAAGTCGTGTGTGCCGAACGCCGTTTCCGGCAGCCCGGAAACCGACGGTACAACATGAAAAGAATGCTGATTAACGCAACCCAACCCGAAGAGTTGCGTGTTGCACTGGTAGATGGCCAACGCCTCTACGACCTGGACATCGAATCCGGTGCACGCGAGCAAAAAAAGGCCAACATCTATAAAGGCCGTATTACTCGCATCGAACCAAGCCTTGAGGCTGCCTTTGTCGATTTCGGCTCCGAGCGCCACGGCTTCCTGCCCCTCAAAGAAATCTCCCGCGAATACTTCAAGAAAGCCCCTGAAGGCCGCGTGAACATCAAGGACGTCCTGAGCGAAGGCCAGGAAGTCATCGTTCAGGTCGAGAAAGAAGAACGTGGCAACAAGGGCGCCGCCCTGACCACTTTCATCAGCCTGGCCGGCCGCTACCTGGTGCTGATGCCGAACAACCCACGTGCCGGCGGCATTTCCCGTCGCATCGAAGGCGAAGAGCGCAACGAACTGCGCGAAGCGCTGAACGGCCTGATCGCACCGGCCGACATGGGCCTGATCGTGCGCACTGCAGGCCTGGGCCGCAGCAGCGAAGAAATGCAGTGGGACCTCGACTACCTGCTGCAACTGTGGACTGCCATCAAAGAAGCGTCCCTGGATCGTTCCGCGCCGTTCCTGATCTACCAGGAAAGCAACGTGATCATCCGCGCCATCCGCGATTACCTGCGCCAGGACATCGGCGAAGTGCTGATCGACAGCGTTGAAGCCCAGGACGAAGCCCTGACCTTCATCCGCCAGGTCATGCCGCAGTACGCCAGCAAGATCAAGCTGTACGAAGACAGCGTTCCGCTGTTCAACCGTTTCCAGATCGAAAGCCAGATCGAGACCGCCTTCCAGCGCGTGGTCGAACTGCCTTCCGGCGGCTCCATCGTGATCGACCCGACCGAAGCCCTGGTGTCCATCGACATCAACTCGGCGCGTGCCACGAAAGGTAGCGACATCGAAGAAACCGCCCTGCAGACCAACCTGGAAGCGGCTGAAGAAATCGCCCGCCAGCTGCGCCTGCGTGACATCGGCGGCCTGATCGTGATCGACTTCATCGACATGACCCCGGCCAAGAACCAGCGCGCCGTGGAAGAGAAAGTCCGCGAATGCCTGGAAGCTGACCGTGCCCGCGTACAGGTCGGCCGCATCTCGCGCTTCGGCCTGCTGGAAATGTCCCGTCAGCGCCTGCGTCCATCCCTGGGCGAGAGCAGCGGCATCGTCTGCCCGCGTTGCAACGGCACCGGCATCATCCGTGACGTTGAATCGCTGTCCCTGGCGATCCTGCGCCTGATCGAAGAAGAAGCCCTGAAAGACCGCACCGCCGAAGTTCGCGCACAAGTGCCGATTCCGGTGGCCGCCTTCCTGCTCAACGAAAAACGCAACTCGATCACCAAGATCGAACTGCGCACCCGTGCCCGTATCGTCATCCTGCCGAACGATCACCTGGAGACGCCGCACTTCGAAGTGCAGCGCCTGCGCGATGACAGCCCGGAAGCCCACAGCGGCCAGTCCAGCTACGAAATCGCCGCTGCCGCTGCTGAAGTCGAAGAAGTCCAGCCAGCCGCCGCGACCCGCACCCTGGTGCGCCAGGAAGCCGCCGTGAAGACCGCACCGGCCCGCGCCAACGCACCGGTGCCGAGCGAAGTTGCCACTCCGGTTGCCGCGCCGGCCGCCATGCCTGAGCCAAGCCTGTTCAAAGGCCTGGTGAAGTCGCTGGTCAGCCTGTTCGCCACCAAGGAAGAGCCTGTCGCTCCGGTTGTGGTTGAAAAAACCGCCACCGAACGCCCTGCGCGCAACGAAGAGCGTCGCAACGGTCGTCAGCAGAGCCGTAACCGCAACGGTCGTCGCGATGAAGAGCGCAAGCCGCGCGAAGAACGCGCCCCGCGTGAAGAGCGTGCGCCACGTGAAGAACGTGCTCCTCGCGAAGCCCGTGAAGAAACCCCGACCGTAGCCCGTGAAGAACGCGCACCTCGCGAAGAGCGCGCACCGCGTACTCCACGTGCCCCGCGTGAAGATCGCAAGCCGCGCGGCGAGCGTGAAGAACGTGTGCGTGAACTGCGCGAGCCGTTGGACGCGGCACCTGCCGTCGCCGCTGCCGCAGCCGCTACCACCGAAGAACGCCCGGCTCGCCAGCCGCGTGAAGAGCGCGCGCCACGCGAGGAACGTCAACCACGTGCCCCGCGTGAAGAGCGTCAACCGCGCGCCGAACAAGCCGCTGCCGCCAGCGAAGAAGAAGAAGTGCTGACCGGCGAAGAGCAACTGCAGGACGATGGTCAGGACAACGCCGAAGGCGATCGTCCACGCCGCCGCTCCCGTGGTCAGCGTCGTCGCAGCAACCGTCGTGAGCGTCAACGTGACGCCAACGGCAACGTGATCGAAGGCTCGGAAGAAGCCGGCGAGAACGCAGAAGCTGCCAACCACGAGCCGACCGGCGACGAACTGGCTGCCGGCCTGGCCGTGACTGCCGCCGTGGCCAGCACGGTCATCAGCGCACCTGCCGAGGCCCAGGCCCATGAGCAGGCTGAGCGCGCTACCGCCGCTGTCGAAGAAACCGTCGCAGTAGAAGCGCCTGTTGCCCAGACCCCAGTGGTCGAAGCGCCGGTGGTGGAAGCCACTACCCCGATCGAAACCCCAGTGGTTCCGGAAGTGGAAGTGGCACCGGTTCGCGACGCTCAACCGCAAACCGTACCGGTTGCCGTTGAACCTGCTCCAGTGGTCGAGCCTGAGCCAGTGGTTGAAGCGGTTGTCGAAGCTCCGGCTGTTGAAGAAGCTGCCCCGGCCGTGCGTGAAGTTCGTGAAGAACAGACCGCCTTCCAGTGGACTGCCGAA
Above is a genomic segment from Pseudomonas sp. R5-89-07 containing:
- the fabD gene encoding ACP S-malonyltransferase, which codes for MSTSLAFVFPGQGSQSLGMLAELGAQYPLILDTFKEASDALGYDLWALTQQGPEEQLNQTDKTQPAILTASIALWRLWLAEGGARPAFVAGHSLGEYSALVAAGSLTLGEAVKLVERRGQLMQEAVPAGQGGMAAILGLDDAVVIEACAEAAQGEVVSAVNFNSPGQVVIAGAKAAVERAIEGCKARGAKRALPLPVSVPSHCELMRPAAERFAESIAAINWQAPQIPLVQNVSAAVAADLETLKRDLLEQLYKPVRWVESVQTLAANGATELVECGPGKVLAGLNKRCADGVSTANLNTPDAFAAARAALA
- the plsX gene encoding phosphate acyltransferase PlsX, with the translated sequence MSAQVIAIDAMGGDFGPRSIVQACIASLSATPSLHLTLVGQPSLLEELIASYPAVDRARLTVTAASETITMDEKPAAALRGKPDSSMRVALELLRDGKVQACVSAGNTGALMALSRHVLKTLPGIDRPAMVAAIPTQKGYCQLLDLGANVDCSAEHLFQFAVMGSVAAEALGVVRPRVALLNIGTEDIKGNQQVKLAATLLQGAPGLNYIGFVEGDGLYRGEADVVVCDGFVGNILLKSSEGLATMIAMRIEALFKQNLASRLVGALALPLMRRLQADLAPARHNGASFLGLQGIVVKSHGSAGVEGFQSAIARALIEIQENLPQRLHGRLEDLLP
- the rpmF gene encoding 50S ribosomal protein L32 — translated: MAVQQNKKSRSARDMRRSHDALEASTLSVEKTTGEVHLRHHVSPEGVYRGRKVIDKGADE
- a CDS encoding YceD family protein, with product MLNDPIPPHVDPRKLADRGTSLQGELPLADLERLCDSLSDTVGAVQAKFVFERDERKSVVIHSFIDTEVKMVCQRCLELVTLPIHSECSYAVVKEGANTQSLPKGYDVLELGEDPLDLHALIEEELLLALPIVPAHHPEECQQPAGLDDEPEPSEDEVTRSNPFSVLAQLKRDPNV
- a CDS encoding nucleoside triphosphate pyrophosphatase, with protein sequence MLPLLLASSSVYRRQLLSRLHLPFTCSSPDIDESHRADESAVELVKRLAEEKSRALATSHPGHLIIGSDQVAALEGRIIGKPHTFENAREQLLAASGKRVSFLTGLALLNSETGHCQVDCIPFTVHMRELSVERIERYLRIEQPYDCAGSFKAEGLGVSLFQSTEGPDATSLVGLPLIRLVDMLLVEGVQIP
- a CDS encoding S49 family peptidase — translated: MSDEWKAPEKADSSDDKSWKLLEKTLLASVQEQRRSRRWGIFFKLLTFVYLLGMLALFSPLMDMEKSAARSSHYTALIEVRGVIADKEPASADNIVSSLRAAFEDTKVKAVILRINSPGGSPVQSGYVYDEIRRLRALHPDTKLYAVISDLGASGAYYIASAADQIYADKASLVGSIGVTAAGYGFVGTMEKLGVERRTYTSGEHKAFLDPFQPQKADETQFWQGVLDTTHRQFIASVKQGRGDRLKDKEHPELFSGLVWSGEQALPLGLIDGLGSASSVARDVVGEKELVDFTVEESPFDRFSKKLGASVAEKLALYMGFQGPSLR
- a CDS encoding HAD-IA family hydrolase; the protein is MSHLDYKLLIFDWDGTLANSIGRIVESMHVASTRSGFELCSDLAVKGIIGLGLPEAIRTLYPQIDDQQLIAFRQHYADHYIALEAEPSPLFDGVRQSLEAFRAQGYYLAVATGKARRGLDRVLKAHGWDDYFDITRAADETASKPHPLMLEQILAHCGVAPRQALMVGDASFDLMMARNAGMDSVAVSYGAQAAQALQQYEPRLTIDHFSELQAWLGRAQ
- the rluC gene encoding 23S rRNA pseudouridine(955/2504/2580) synthase RluC; its protein translation is MTTTAPQTPSVQLLEVSPEYAGQRIDNFLLARLKGVPKTLIYRILRKGEVRVNKGRIKPEYKLQAGDIVRVPPVRVPERDEPVPLAQGLLQRLEASIVFEDNKLIVINKPCGIAVHGGSGLTFGVIEAFRQLRPDAKELELVHRLDRDTSGLLMIAKKRSMLRHLHTALRGDGVDKRYMALVRGNWASSIKSVRAPLQKSNLRSGERMVEVDEEGKEALTLFKVLRRFGDFATLVEAKPVTGRTHQIRVHTLHAGHCIAGDTKYGDEDFSREIRDLGGKRLFLHAYMLTVPLPDGGELKLQAPVDEMWAKTVERLSVAP
- the rne gene encoding ribonuclease E — its product is MKRMLINATQPEELRVALVDGQRLYDLDIESGAREQKKANIYKGRITRIEPSLEAAFVDFGSERHGFLPLKEISREYFKKAPEGRVNIKDVLSEGQEVIVQVEKEERGNKGAALTTFISLAGRYLVLMPNNPRAGGISRRIEGEERNELREALNGLIAPADMGLIVRTAGLGRSSEEMQWDLDYLLQLWTAIKEASLDRSAPFLIYQESNVIIRAIRDYLRQDIGEVLIDSVEAQDEALTFIRQVMPQYASKIKLYEDSVPLFNRFQIESQIETAFQRVVELPSGGSIVIDPTEALVSIDINSARATKGSDIEETALQTNLEAAEEIARQLRLRDIGGLIVIDFIDMTPAKNQRAVEEKVRECLEADRARVQVGRISRFGLLEMSRQRLRPSLGESSGIVCPRCNGTGIIRDVESLSLAILRLIEEEALKDRTAEVRAQVPIPVAAFLLNEKRNSITKIELRTRARIVILPNDHLETPHFEVQRLRDDSPEAHSGQSSYEIAAAAAEVEEVQPAAATRTLVRQEAAVKTAPARANAPVPSEVATPVAAPAAMPEPSLFKGLVKSLVSLFATKEEPVAPVVVEKTATERPARNEERRNGRQQSRNRNGRRDEERKPREERAPREERAPREERAPREAREETPTVAREERAPREERAPRTPRAPREDRKPRGEREERVRELREPLDAAPAVAAAAAATTEERPARQPREERAPREERQPRAPREERQPRAEQAAAASEEEEVLTGEEQLQDDGQDNAEGDRPRRRSRGQRRRSNRRERQRDANGNVIEGSEEAGENAEAANHEPTGDELAAGLAVTAAVASTVISAPAEAQAHEQAERATAAVEETVAVEAPVAQTPVVEAPVVEATTPIETPVVPEVEVAPVRDAQPQTVPVAVEPAPVVEPEPVVEAVVEAPAVEEAAPAVREVREEQTAFQWTAEPAAPVEAPAPAPVVEEAPAPVAEVVVEEAAPLVEPTPVVAPEPVVEAPVVAEEAAPVAETAPASALTENGRAPNDPREVRRRRKEAEAAAAAAALQHKALEEEHEPKPLV